The nucleotide sequence GCAAGAATAACTTCAAAAGAACACACAATGTCACTGTAGTGTTCAGTCTGTGTCCTGTTTACTAGACTGTGTGTTCCTAGAGCACATCTTCACATATTTGCATAATTACCTCAACACTTCATATCACTGATAAACACAATAAGGGCCTAAccaaaaatagtattttttaagAACAATAGAAACATGGATTTAAAGATGAACTTGTTGGGGTGACTGCAAGATGCAGCAGCATTCAGCAGTCACAGTTTCTCCAGGTTCTAGTTATTGGCACAAGAATTTTATTGGTGTTAGGGAATTCTGCGAGAGACGAACGAGGAGGCAAActcagagacactctggagactcagatggcttatgttgagaacaaggtttactgatatcaggagaagtgatacaACGAGCAACAGTGAtgtgagcactggcagcatcaaTTCTGAAGATTCTCTTCAACCTTGGGTATATACTGAGTTAGGAAGAATGTCATATTTAGATTACGgcccaatatggagacaacttgtcTACTCCGTAACGTCAGATTAAACAATATCTAATCTTAACCAAGtcatgtttttattacaacatttATCTCTCTTGTATCTTCTTTTGCAGCATCTTCCTTTCTCAGGATCATATTAGGGACAGAGAGGGCCTGAATGAGCTCCCAGCTCAGTTTGGGAGAAGCAAATAGGAACAGGGGTCAAATGTGATATTCTGCAGGATAATCTGAGGTGATCTATAGGTTCTATAAGCTGATTTAAGGTGACTGTAGTTCACAAATGCAGCCTGCATGCTATTCTGGGATgtcttcagctaacagctgTGAGGAAATACCTCACTAAGGGGAAAGAGAgttatttttccttcacaattGGGGATTAATAAACTCTTGGATTATCTTGTTAGCTGCCTTAAACAAGCTGCTAGTCTAAACAGTGCTTTGTGAACTGTTGTACAAACATGGTCTGTTCAGTTTACAttgtcagtttttacagtaGCTTGCTGTAAATAGTTTTTTGGCACCAAAAGATTTTATCGTTTCAATCACATTTTGGAAAACCAGTATTTATATTGTTACAGTGTAGGTATAGGTAATGGCTGGATGAATAGTTTATGTAAATGTCTTCATCCATGAAGAGCAAATGTTGAGTAATAAGACTAAGAATGAGGCTGTAGACCAACATTGATCTTGGGCATGTGTGATGTTTACTGCGTTCACCATCTTGGTTTAGTGTTTTTGAAAGCTGTTAACATACACACAGATGACAGTTGTTGCTTCTGGTATTTGCtcataaaaccaaaacactgaACAGCTTGAAACTTTGACCTCGTGCAGGATGAAAAATCAGGCAAAAGCGTCCCTGCAGACACAAGTTGgttgtgtcactttttgtaCATTATGCCACATGACACGAGCCTGGGTCCATCCCCGCTTCCTTGTGGTCAGTCTACTCACATCAGAGGTCACAGAGCTAATGTCCCATTCTGATTACTGATGGGTACAGCAATGTGTGTGATTCAGCTGGAACTGGGCAGAGCACCAGCAAAGGTATGAGTCATCAACATCGCCACAAGTCTGTTTATCAACACTTCCTCTCCCCTCCCACATAAAAGGTGGCCTGCAACCACTTCACCCTGATATAACCCAatcatttttacatctgttcATGTAGCTTCCTGTTAGCGGCCTCTGCATCATGTGAAGAGGTGAGCTTGCTCCAGGGCTTCACAATGCACACAGTCTGACAGTCCTCACTTGTCTAATTCAATGAGCAAGAAGGAAAGACCAGGAACGATGCACAGAAGCATCAACAGACATACAATCTAATAAGACTATACGGCTGTGTTTATGTTAAGTGCTTGATATAGCAGCTGTTGGTCAGCTCATGAAAAGAAATGTGTCAACCTCTCTGTTGATCTGCCTGACAGTTAGTCAGACCACCGACTCCATCTATGGAGCCTCAAACTATATCTAACAAGTACAGCGGCGCTCTCTGCTGGTGAACCATCCACATCACGTCCAAATTACTTTTACCCATCACTGGGAGAGCATTAGGGCTGAATGATTTAGGGAATATatctaattgtgatttttcagatAGATATTGTAATTGCCACTGGGTTTGTGATATGATTTTTAGTGCAGCTTTCACTATGTGATGGATTTAAAGCATGAGATGGAGCATTACCACACGAGATACCATCAACAGCGTGACTCTTACACAAAGAGGACGACATGAATTTGCAAATCCATTAACTTGACAATTTAAAAACTGGGTCAACACATTGCAAGACATTGATCTGAAATGAAATTGTGGCCTTTGggatttgcattgttttttcccccctagaAAGCACGCAATGACTATTAAAATAAAACGTCTTTCATTTGTGGCACTTCTtagatatttcttttaaaaatgcaaaaacaaaatcactgtTTATAGGGGTGTGTATAGAATACGTAAATCCTTGATTACCAAAAGAGATTCCTACCAGCATGGCTCCTAGTTTAGCGAAACTTTCCCCCTTCATAACTCTGGGATCTGACAGCTGTATCACTCACAGTAACGTCAATCCTGCCTCAGTCAACGCCTCTAACTGACACTCaatggctttttgttttttcattctccAGCACCTGTGCTTGACTGTCACAAAGTTCAGCGTGTGACTCTGCTGACATCTGTGCAGAGGAACAACGGCTCTGTGACAAAGGTTCCCTGACGCTGCCCAGAGGAGCCCAAATGTTGATTCAGGTAGGTCCTTCTTTCAGTCAGGGTCAAAGGTTAGGCTTTAACACAGATCAGCCTTTTAGTCAAATAAACAATAGTAATGctgtactttttgtttttgtgtatttatgcagCATGTATCCATCTGTCTTTCCGGTGGTGGTGCTTCATCTATTTATAGGGCTGCAAGGACATTCGCTCAGTGCTCGTTTAGAAATGTCATGTAAGACATAAGGGCCTCGCAGCATTCATCTGTAAATGTGAAGGTCAAGAAACTGCTTCAATTTCATTCATAAAGTGGAGAAGTTGACCTTTTACTTGTATCATTTTGCGCAGTGAAAATTGAATGCTGATGAGacactggggaaaaaaacaactttcttcCAAGTGAAGAATACCAATAAGTTCAGCTGTAATGACATTCAGAGCTGCTGTGTCGTCTTGTTAAATCTCGTTAacagcaggaaagaaaaaacattccaTTAGTTGATCTGTCGTTtaactgcagttttgtttaaCATGTACATCTCGAAACCTCCTCAGTCATTTAGAATCTTAATTTTGAGCTCCTTCCAcctcatttcttcttttctgtcagGGAAGGAATGGAGGAAAGCTATGAGACATTTGAGGAGGAGTTATGGCCACAGAGAGCAGAACCTCCTCCACAGAAGCCTGTTCGACAGATCCGCAGACCAGGTGGTGGcgcacatacaaacacacgcacactgaATCTGTAATGCCGCCGCATAGATGCCATGTATATTGTACAACTCTATAAATACCTGGGAGCTGCAGAAATCTGACTCCTGGTCATAGGCgacagtgatgatgatggtgagcAATGCTGAATGGATCACTTCACTATGCAGTGGAGTGTAGTAAGATGACTCCctctaaacacacaaaatcctTCTTGTGAGCTTTTAAAAGTCTAAAAATGGCCAAGTGGTAAATGTGTTCTTATTTGCCACCACTGTAGTCCAGAATGATATAGTAAAAATTCCTGCCTACCTGCTCAGTTTtaacatttagctcaaagcaccgCTGTATCAAGAGTCATTTGCATAGCTGTAGTCGTTTTTATATCCTTATCGTAAAATCTGgcagacttgttttttttgcgTGTAAAAGAgggtcaataaaataaaacatacattcaGCCACCATGGATTTATGAATATACATAAAATGTGGATGAATGCATTCCAGATTGCGGGCAtggttgttgtggttttgttttttctgtttaatgagAACACCCGTCACTAActctccatctgtctcttcCAGACATGTATCCTACCAGAAAAATCAGAGAGGTTAGTTGAATAACAAATAACAAGTGCACTACTACCAtccttattttctttttctcataaGCTGCATGTTGTTCTCCAACAGGAAGCAGCCACAGTTCCACAGCAACCAAGAGCAGAACTCAAGATTTTACCCAGAGACCCCAGCATCCCTAGAGCAGGTGAGTCATTCCTCCTCAACCATTATCAGATCTGAGTACAACACACATATGTCCTCgtcactgtttttgtttaatctttCCTTTAGCCTCTTTGCACAAAACCTTGTCAATCCAGAACTTGACTGACATCGAGAAACCGTGGGAGAATGTGACTCTAAACCGCTGTCTGTTTGTGGCCATCACCATCCTGGTGCTCACCTCAGGCCTCCAGAGACTGAATGGCAAGTAAATTAGTCAACAAAGTTTAGATTTGAAAAAATTCACGGCCGCCTGCTGTGACTGAGTGCTCCCTTCTCCAAACAGAAACCTTACGTGGGGGTCCAGGAACagtagaggaagaggaggaagaagttgGACTGACAATGAGATGGTCAGGGGCACTGCGACACAGAGGGCAACCATCAGAGGTTTATTTTACACTCAACCAATTATAtgacaaacagctgattttttttcccccacactTTTGATCACTATTGTCCCCTCTGTAGCCTGAGACATCTTTGTGGGAAGTCCTGTTTTGGTGGCTGCCAGACCTCGATGATGAAgacgatgaagatgaagaggatgagAATGACGGAGGggtcaaaaaagcaaaatcaaagAGAGGAGCACAATCATCAAGCCGTCTCAGAAACAAGCCATTGCCAGACAAAAAACTCATGAAGCGAAGAGACGGGAAACTAAAGGACAGGAGAGCCAAGAAGGCCAGGGATGAAGAAGTCAAAGAGAGAGCTAAAAAGGAAGACCCTGAAGaagcagatgaagatgaggatgaggatgaagtAGAGGACACAGTTCCTAAGAAAACTAGGAAGTCAGAGGGAAAGAAAGATcagaaaaagactcaaaaaggATGAGTGGACTCTTTCTACTGAGGCTGATTTTATAGAATTCATTTTCTAAACATTCTTCAGTTGAAGTATTTTGGTAACATCTATTCAAAATCATAATTTTGTCcatcaaactaaaaaaaaatcatgagtcTCAGCATGTGCTTACAGCTACATGGCAGAACATAATCAGCAGCATTGTGTTGCTCTCCTGATCAGATGTGATTCATGTGTGATGGAACTTTGAATTACGTGTGAGGATAAttagtttaattaaatttaatgtgttgacttctttatttaaaatgttcatgTGATCATTTTTGGTGCTTAAATAGAGACAACATCAAATAAACTGTGTCCAGTCAAGCCTGGTTAAATGTCAACAGTGACATAACACTGCAAACCTAAGATCAAGACTGAGCATTATCAATATTTTGTCCAATTTAGCGTGTTTCATTGTTTAAAAGCTGCTTCAGAGAGCCTAGTTAAAGGCACATCTCTGAAGTAAAGCTTTTATCCTGATCAGCAACCTTGAGCTCAGATGGCTGGTTCAATAAATCGTTCTGTGTGATGTCTATGGAGGAGTGCAGACTCAAGGACACAAATGTTTCCTGTTTCTCGACagtatttaattacaaaaacatcttAAAGGATGAGCTACCAACCACAGCTCCATATCCAGAACCTAGATTGTAATACAAAAGAGTGTGGTCATATTTATGCTCATGCAATAACACACTGCCCTgcacatttacataaatcaaacagatgtgtaaaaatctattaaatGTGGACTTTAAACATTTGTAGAAATAATTCAACTGAATATACCTGCAATATCCAAAGGGACCTTGACACTGTGGCTGACACGCAGGGCAGTGTGATTGCACACAATGACAGAGCGTAATCCTAAAATCCTAGTAGGGGATCAATTATTAGACATTGCAAGGCCCTCTGGAGGGGGCGGCCTCATTGGCATGGGAGGCATGGGCATCTGAGGAGGCATCTGGGGGGCACCTGGTGCACCAGGTGGGAGGGGAGGGACAGGCATCCCTCCaggtgggggaggagggagaCTGTCATTTGGTGGGCGAGGTCCAACACCACTCATCAGAGGAGGGGGGCGCTTCACACTGGCAGGAGGTGGTGGACCACTGGACTGGGAAACagctttttccattttgaagTGGAACTGTAGGAAGaactggaaggaaaaaaaacataaaatacagcttAGGACACATGTTTcctcttgtaaaaaaaaactcagggTAGCTTTGTGATTACTAATACTCTACAGTATCAGTACCTGTTTAGTTTCTCTGTTCCAGTGGGTCCAGAAGCGGTTTTCTGCTTTATCAATTTCTCTACTGGGGACCTAAAAGAGTAAACATTTCGATATGACATTTCAGCAACACAAAACCATAATACTTTAAGGGCACAGCAAACCTACAGGTCCACTCACCTTGAAGGCTATAGTCTCGTATGGTTCAGCAGCCAACAGCAGGTACTGCCAACGACGATCAGGGGGCTCAATACGCTGTTCATAAGCAGACATGAAACGGTGTCTGGGTCCAATTCCTTCAGCAACCTCTGGATAGTCAATCTAAAGGACAGGGATACAAAAATGGGTAGTTTACAGCCAGTTCCTTTTTGATAGTAGGATGAAAGAATCACCATTAAGTCAGTCTTTAGAGTATGAGGTGGTACTTTTATCATGGTCCTATTTTAGTATACAGCTATCTTCACCATTTAAGAAACAGGTGATTAAAAATAAGTGGGATTTAAGTGTAGAATACGAAGCCAGATTTATCACCAACACCTGCTTGGCTGTGAATTACAAGCTATGCAGCATCTTATAAAGAATAGATGTCCACAGTGAAACGGTGAGTACTGGACTTTGTTAGTCTATAACCAGGCTTGGATGAGTGGTGATGGAGAAGCTGGAGAAACTACACAGCTATTTGGTTTTCggaacatatttatttttgtttgagtGCAACGGATTTCACACAGGAATTCTCATGGAACACACTAACCTGGAAAAGTAAAGACTGCTGTCCAGTCTCTGGATCTCTCTGTTTGGtcactataaaaaaaagaaagacatggattatacattaaaataaaatacatctgCAGTCAAACTACTATCACCATAAACTAAATGATGATTGCACAGATACATAAAGACAAAAGTAGCCTACCTTTGTATCCTGGTCGACCAATTTTGACAAACTTCTTGACTTCAACTTTAACTTTTGCTGGTGCTGGTTGAGCAGGAGcttcttttgcttctttagCTGCTCTCCGTGCTCTGAAACGCACAAATTAATATTAAGATTTTAACTAATAATAAACACAAGGGACACCAGGGCCTGTTAATAGCTACATATTCAAATAGAAAACTCCCTGCTGTTGCTGGGACAAGCATAGCCAAAGTTAGCTTAATCTGAACAAAGATTATGTAGCAACTGAATACTGTTTGCTTTGCATTACAAACGTATGGTTCAATACAGTCACTGCACACGAGTCTTTCATGTACTACGTTTAATTCAAAAATACAAGTTTCACCCAAAGATGTTATGTAAAGGCACATTTACATAACAACAAACAGTGCGTAGTTATGTTAAAAAACACCAGTAAAAGAGaaccaaaatgaaacagaaaaagcaacagCGTTTGCACTTTTGTGTTTGACATGAAGTGTCAAAAAGTTGTGTACTTACAAGTTGGTCTGATGTTTCTTTCCTTGTGTGTGAGCCAGGTAGCTGCCCTGAAATGCAGAAGAGAGCAGTGagtcatttgtctttttaaacaagataccctaacaacaaaaaaatagcacCAAGTTCAGACGACCCAATCCAGaacattttcctcatgtgccTCCTCACCTCATTGTTGTGAAGTGTCAGACAAAGTTTGCACTCGTATGATCCTAAGTGATTCTTCATAAAATAGGGGTCTTTGTTGATGTCAATGGTCTCCAGGGCCAGCTGACGTAACCGTTCTCGCCTGTCTCGGTTACTTTCAGAGGCAGATGCCACTCCACCGCTCCCTGTCTTCCCTCCAGCTCGATGCTGGAAATCCATCTTTGCAAGGTGATGGACGCGATCACGCAGACACACCTACACCTGAGTATCCAGTCAAAACTGGACAGTAACTCCAAACAGATCCTTCCTGATTATCTGAGgggaaataaaatacaaacagttgccaaagatggaaaaaatgaatagcaattactattattatgacACTGTGTACTGTAGATTGTCGCACAATCATGTATGGAGTTAGAGGACAACTTGTGTGTAATCTATGCTGCTAACTTCACTCAGTATTTGCTGAATTGATTATTTTATCacttaaacaacaaactaaattcATTTCTTATGTGTATTTCTTGTATACCATCAATTTGGCatgggacataaaatgacaacactATCCAAGCAGCATACATTTTGTTTGCAATTGCAAAAAGACAATTGTCCAAAAGAATGTTTCGTTTAAATCCATTCAATGCAAACCACCATGACAgcacataaagaaaacaaaaaattcaggTGCATAAACAAATCTTAAACATCATCATCCCTGGCTCATAAACAGCCAATCATATCCTTTGAAAGTGAAGGCCCCTTGCCCTCCAACACTCTTGCCCGGCATCTGGGCAGAACTCCTAAAGCGTGCTCATCCAAAGCCGTCTGGGCCTCTAGTCATGCCCGTCCACCCTTGCAGACCTCACCTGGTGGAGGCAGTGGCCAGCAGGGACATATGGATGCCCTTTCAAGATGGGCTCTGTAGTCATCCATGAACCTGTCTCCAACCACCTCCACCTAAACAGCGCATCCTCCCTTGTTGCCCTCTATGCATGTCAAAGTTTTACTTTAACGTTTTTAATGCCTATCAAGATGAGATGATCCCTTTGTCCATgcatatttacttttttctggGTACAATTAGTATTTTGGTAGGTTTCTCACTGTTATGTTAACATTAAAGTTGGTACATATATCTAGATGTATAGGCTTAAGTGCTGAATTCAAAATACGGTGGTGAAATTCAGCTGAAACCAGTTTTTGActagctttatttaaaaaaaaaaaaaaggctaattaAAACGATACATAATTTTCAATATCGCTTGGAATGAaacattttactgcaatatatttttcagctgtatcgcccagccctagtctgtacacacatacatgtaatgtaattcctgttttgttttgttttttttaaaacaacacaacccaTCTTGACCCAAGAGTCTGTATGCTAACTTCTCTTACAAAGATTCTCTGTAAATACTAAGAAGGTAGACTAAAAAGCACATATATTTAAGCAAATACTTCTGAATTGCTTGAAATAATTCACCACGGCACAGAAGGGAACTATATCCCGCCCGTAGATTCTAATGAATGATTCCTACAACGTCCAGTTAGCTGTAGAGTTAGCATACAGTAACGTTAGCTCCGGAATGCATTGTGActatgctaatgctaagctaaacgCGTTTCCAGCTAATAACACACAGCTTTTAATACATCCAAATGACCAAACTACAAATG is from Amphiprion ocellaris isolate individual 3 ecotype Okinawa chromosome 10, ASM2253959v1, whole genome shotgun sequence and encodes:
- the LOC111572337 gene encoding uncharacterized protein LOC111572337, whose product is MEESYETFEEELWPQRAEPPPQKPVRQIRRPDMYPTRKIREEAATVPQQPRAELKILPRDPSIPRAASLHKTLSIQNLTDIEKPWENVTLNRCLFVAITILVLTSGLQRLNETLRGGPGTVEEEEEEVGLTMRWSGALRHRGQPSEPETSLWEVLFWWLPDLDDEDDEDEEDENDGGVKKAKSKRGAQSSSRLRNKPLPDKKLMKRRDGKLKDRRAKKARDEEVKERAKKEDPEEADEDEDEDEVEDTVPKKTRKSEGKKDQKKTQKG
- the sf3a2 gene encoding splicing factor 3A subunit 2 encodes the protein MDFQHRAGGKTGSGGVASASESNRDRRERLRQLALETIDINKDPYFMKNHLGSYECKLCLTLHNNEGSYLAHTQGKKHQTNLARRAAKEAKEAPAQPAPAKVKVEVKKFVKIGRPGYKVTKQRDPETGQQSLLFQIDYPEVAEGIGPRHRFMSAYEQRIEPPDRRWQYLLLAAEPYETIAFKVPSREIDKAENRFWTHWNRETKQFFLQFHFKMEKAVSQSSGPPPPASVKRPPPLMSGVGPRPPNDSLPPPPPGGMPVPPLPPGAPGAPQMPPQMPMPPMPMRPPPPEGLAMSNN